The following are encoded together in the Streptococcus oralis genome:
- a CDS encoding phosphotransferase family protein has product MEKLIKEKISSLLSNEEEVLSVEQLGGMTNQNYLVKTTNKQYIVKFFGKGTEKLIDRQNEKYNLELLEDLDLDVKNYLFDIESGIKVNEYIESAVTLDSTSIKSKFEKIAPILQTIHASGKELRGEFAPFEEISKYESLIEGPIPYENYEAVRKDVFSLEKSLADLGVDRKSCHIDLVPENFIESPQGRLYLIDWEYSSMNDPMWDLAALFLESEFTKQEEDDFLSYYESVKTPVSREKIRIYKILQDTIWSLWTVYKEAQGADFGDYGVNRYQRAVEGLTYYGG; this is encoded by the coding sequence GTGGAAAAACTCATCAAAGAAAAAATTTCTTCTTTACTATCTAATGAAGAGGAAGTACTCAGTGTTGAACAGTTGGGAGGCATGACCAACCAAAACTATTTGGTTAAAACAACCAACAAACAGTATATTGTGAAATTTTTTGGTAAAGGGACTGAAAAACTCATCGATCGTCAAAATGAAAAGTACAATCTTGAACTTTTAGAGGATTTAGATTTAGATGTCAAAAATTATCTCTTTGATATTGAGTCAGGGATCAAAGTAAATGAATACATCGAATCAGCAGTAACTCTTGATTCAACATCAATTAAGTCCAAGTTTGAAAAGATTGCACCAATTTTACAAACCATCCATGCTTCAGGGAAAGAATTAAGAGGAGAATTTGCTCCTTTTGAGGAAATCAGCAAATATGAATCCTTGATTGAAGGACCTATCCCTTATGAAAACTATGAAGCTGTAAGAAAAGATGTATTTTCACTAGAAAAGAGTTTGGCTGATTTGGGAGTTGATAGAAAGTCCTGTCACATCGATTTGGTACCAGAAAACTTTATCGAGTCACCACAAGGTCGTTTGTATTTGATTGACTGGGAATACTCTTCTATGAATGACCCGATGTGGGATTTGGCAGCTCTTTTCTTAGAATCTGAATTTACAAAGCAAGAGGAAGATGATTTCCTTTCCTACTACGAAAGCGTCAAAACGCCTGTATCACGTGAGAAGATTCGTATCTATAAAATCTTGCAAGATACTATCTGGAGTTTGTGGACAGTGTACAAAGAAGCTCAAGGGGCTGATTTTGGAGATTACGGTGTCAATCGTTACCAAAGAGCTGTCGAAGGTTTGACTTATTATGGAGGTTAG
- a CDS encoding ribitol-5-phosphate dehydrogenase, with the protein MINQIYQLTKPKFINVKYQEEDIDQENHILIRPNYMAVCHADQRYYQGKRDPKILAKKLPMAMIHESCGTVISDPTGTYEVGQKVVMIPNQPPMQSDKEFYENYMTGTYFLSSGYDGFMREFVSLPKDRVVSYNDIEDTVAAITEFVSVGMHAMDRFLHLAHSKRERIAVIGDGSLAFVVANIINYTLPEAEIIVIGRHWEKLELFSFAKECYITDNIPEDLTFDHGFECCGGDGTGPAINDLIRYIRPQGTILMMGVSEYKVNINTRDALEKGLLLVGSSRSGRVDFEKAIQMMEVKKFANRLKNILYVEEPVREIKDIHRVFATDLNTAFKTVFKWEV; encoded by the coding sequence ATGATTAATCAAATTTATCAACTGACAAAACCAAAGTTTATCAATGTAAAATACCAAGAAGAGGACATTGATCAGGAGAATCATATCCTTATTCGTCCAAATTATATGGCGGTTTGTCATGCGGATCAACGTTACTATCAAGGGAAACGCGATCCAAAGATATTGGCTAAAAAGCTTCCAATGGCCATGATTCACGAGTCTTGTGGAACTGTTATTTCCGATCCAACTGGGACTTATGAAGTCGGTCAAAAGGTAGTTATGATTCCCAATCAACCGCCTATGCAGAGTGACAAGGAGTTCTACGAGAACTACATGACAGGGACCTACTTCCTATCTAGTGGTTATGATGGCTTTATGCGAGAATTTGTCTCTCTTCCAAAAGACCGAGTCGTTTCTTATAATGATATCGAAGATACAGTTGCTGCCATCACCGAGTTTGTAAGTGTCGGTATGCATGCCATGGATCGATTCCTGCATCTTGCTCATAGCAAGAGAGAGCGCATTGCTGTTATCGGAGATGGTAGTTTGGCCTTTGTGGTTGCCAATATTATTAATTACACACTACCGGAAGCAGAGATTATCGTTATTGGTCGCCATTGGGAAAAACTGGAGCTCTTCTCTTTTGCAAAAGAGTGCTACATCACGGATAATATCCCAGAGGATTTGACCTTTGATCATGGATTTGAGTGTTGCGGTGGTGATGGCACAGGACCAGCTATCAATGATCTGATTCGCTATATTCGTCCACAGGGAACGATTCTCATGATGGGAGTGAGTGAATACAAGGTTAATATCAATACACGAGATGCTTTGGAAAAAGGATTGTTATTAGTAGGCTCATCTCGTTCAGGACGCGTCGATTTTGAGAAGGCTATTCAAATGATGGAAGTCAAAAAGTTTGCAAATCGTCTGAAGAATATCCTTTATGTTGAAGAGCCTGTGAGAGAAATCAAGGACATTCACCGTGTCTTTGCTACAGACCTTAATACTGCTTTTAAAACAGTATTTAAGTGGGAAGTGTAG
- a CDS encoding IspD/TarI family cytidylyltransferase, which yields MIYAGILAGGTGTRMGISNLPKQFLELGDRPILIHTIEKFVLEPSIEKIVVGVHGDWVSHAEDLVDKYLSLHKDRIIITKGGADRNTSIEKIIEAIDAYRPITPEDIVITHDSVRPFITLRMIQDNIKLAQNHDAVDTVVEAVDTIVESTNGQFITDIPNRAHLYQGQTPQTFRCKDFMDLYGSLSDQEKEILTDACKIFVIKGKDVALAKGEYSNLKITTVTDLKIAKSMIEKD from the coding sequence ATGATCTATGCAGGAATCCTAGCCGGAGGAACTGGCACACGCATGGGAATCAGTAATTTACCAAAACAATTCTTGGAGTTGGGTGATCGTCCTATTTTGATCCACACAATTGAAAAATTTGTTTTGGAACCAAGTATTGAAAAAATTGTAGTTGGAGTTCATGGAGATTGGGTATCTCATGCTGAGGACTTGGTTGACAAGTATCTTTCTCTTCACAAGGATCGCATCATCATTACAAAGGGTGGTGCTGATCGCAATACCAGTATCGAGAAGATTATAGAAGCTATTGATGCCTACCGTCCAATCACTCCAGAAGATATCGTGATTACGCATGACTCTGTTCGTCCTTTTATCACACTTCGCATGATTCAGGACAATATCAAACTGGCTCAAAATCATGATGCGGTTGACACAGTAGTAGAAGCAGTTGATACCATTGTTGAAAGTACTAATGGTCAGTTTATCACTGATATTCCAAATCGTGCTCACCTCTATCAAGGTCAAACACCTCAGACATTCCGCTGCAAGGATTTCATGGATTTGTATGGTTCCCTATCTGACCAAGAAAAGGAAATCCTGACGGATGCATGTAAGATTTTTGTTATCAAAGGGAAGGATGTTGCTCTAGCTAAAGGGGAATATTCAAATCTTAAAATCACAACTGTGACAGACTTGAAAATCGCGAAAAGCATGATTGAGAAAGACTAA
- a CDS encoding YbaB/EbfC family nucleoid-associated protein, with amino-acid sequence MMNMQNMMRQAQKLQKQMEQSQAELAAMEFVGKSAQDLVQATLTGDKKVVSIDFNPAVVDPEDLETLSDMTAQAINAALEQIDETTKKKLGAFAGKLPF; translated from the coding sequence ATGATGAACATGCAAAACATGATGCGCCAAGCACAAAAACTTCAAAAACAAATGGAACAAAGCCAAGCAGAACTCGCTGCCATGGAATTTGTTGGAAAATCAGCTCAGGACCTTGTCCAAGCAACTTTGACTGGAGACAAAAAAGTTGTCAGCATTGACTTCAACCCAGCAGTTGTAGATCCAGAAGATCTCGAAACACTTTCTGACATGACTGCTCAGGCGATTAACGCTGCTCTTGAACAAATTGATGAAACGACTAAGAAGAAACTAGGTGCTTTCGCTGGAAAATTGCCTTTCTAA